The following proteins come from a genomic window of Microtus ochrogaster isolate Prairie Vole_2 unplaced genomic scaffold, MicOch1.0 UNK1, whole genome shotgun sequence:
- the Fkbp4 gene encoding peptidyl-prolyl cis-trans isomerase FKBP4, translating to MTAEEMKATENGAQSAPLPLEGVDISPKQDEGVLKVIKREGTGTETPMIGDRVFVHYTGWLLDGTKFDSSLDRKDKFSFDLGKGEVIKAWDIAVVTMKVGEVCHITCKPEYAYGSAGSPPKIPPNSTLVFEVELFEFRGEDLTEDEDGGIIRRIRTRGEGYARPNDGAMVEVALEGYCNDQLFDQRELCFEVGEGESLDLPYGLETAIQRMEKGEHSIVYLKPSYAFGSVGKEKFQIPPHADLRYEVHLKSFEKAKESWEMNSEEKLEQSNIVKERGTVYFKEGKYKQAVLQYKKIVSWLEYESSFSGEEKQKVHALRLASHLNLAMCHLKLQAFSAAIESCNKALELDSNNEKGLFRRGEAHLAVNDFDLARADFQKVLQLYPSNKAAKAQLAVCQQRTRRQLAREKKLYANMFERLAEEDHKAKAKVAGDHRTVTEMKGEPNNVAGNQSQVEAEA from the exons gtcATCAAGAGAGAGGGTACAGGCACAGAGACACCCATGATTGGGGACCGGGTCTTTGTCCACTACACTGGCTGGCTCTTAGATGGCACAAAGTTTGACTCCAGTCTGGATCGCAAGGACAAATTCTCCTTTGACTTGGGAAAAG GGGAGGTCATCAAAGCTTGGGATATTGCTGTGGTGACCATGAAAGTGGGGGAAGTATGCCACATCACCTGCAAGCCAGAATATGCCTATGGGTCAGCAGGCAGCCCTCCAAAGATCCCCCCCAACTCCACACTTGTATTTGAG GTGGAGCTATTTGAGTTCAGAGGAGAAGATCTTACCGAAGATGAAGATGGCGGGATCATCCGCAGAATACGAACTCGTGGTGAAGGCTACGCCAGGCCCAATGATGGTGCTATGGTAGAAG TGGCACTGGAAGGCTACTGTAATGACCAGCTTTTTGACCAGCGGGAGCTCTGCTTTGAAGTCGGCGAAGGGGAAAGCCTAGATCTGCCCTATGGGTTGGAGACGGCCATTCAGCgcatggagaaaggagaacattCCATTGTATACCTCAAACCTAG CTATGCTTTTGGCAGTGTTGGAAAGGAAAAGTTCCAGATCCCACCACATGCTGACCTGAGATATGAAGTACACCTGAAAAGTTTTGAGAAG GCCAAGGAATCTTGGGAGATGAACTCTGAGGAGAAGCTGGAGCAGAGCAACATAGTGAAAGAGAGGGGCACTGTCTACTTCAAG GAAGGCAAGTACAAGCAAGCTGTACTGCAGTACAAGAAGATTGTGTCTTGGCTGGAATACGAGTCTAGCTTTTCTGGTGAGGAAAAGCAAAAGGTCCATGCACTGCGACTGGCCTCACACCTCAATCTGGCTATGTGTCACCTGAAACTACAGGCCTTCTCAGCTGCCATCGAAAGCTGTAACAAG GCCCTGGAGCTGGACAGCAACAACGAGAAAGGCCTGTTCCGCCGGGGAGAGGCACACCTGGCCGTGAATGACTTTGACCTGGCACGAGCTGACTTCCAAAAGGTCCTGCAGCTCTATCCCAGCAACAAAGCCGCCAAGGCTCAGCTGGCTGTGTGCCAGCAGCGGACCCGCAGGCAGCTTGCCCGGGAAAAGAAGCTCTATGCCAACATGTTTGAGAGGCTGGCTGAGGAGGATCACAAG GCCAAGGCAAAGGTGGCTGGAGACCATCGCACTGTCACTGAGATGAAGGGTGAGCCCAACAATGTGGCAGGGAACCAGTCCCAAGTGGAAGCAGAAGCATAG